Proteins co-encoded in one Malus sylvestris chromosome 9, drMalSylv7.2, whole genome shotgun sequence genomic window:
- the LOC126633737 gene encoding uncharacterized protein LOC126633737 isoform X2: protein MIECQWQLWHPATVYPAAPEKLIGFGGHVSNPLTSSLSPLTSSLSPHTSLSCTKFKSTSFLCSSKHCFKCFCDKTESTHEPSSQGFSALAADAPWDYGTVWSTMAFYMFSLHIPLSFGWLSVVAHLLHEPVPDPQTEAISLLGAQTLELIAALLLLQSTAKPQYKFVNFFKANKLSKERSWLLASVVGFGFLFMLVFLTSFLADRVVGPKDINNPVLKEILLSSNISQAACVLVYCFITPVLEETVYRGFLLASMLSTTKWQSAVLISSAIFSAAHLSVFSQQDWIRTHKEDVVQEEHSCFLNTILLVFFLIL, encoded by the exons ATGATAGAATGTCAGTGGCAACTGTGGCATCCTGCAACTGTATACCCTGCAGCACCTGAAAAACTCATTGGATTTGGAGGACATGTTTCCAATCCCCTAACTTCCTCTCTTTCTCCCCTAACTTCCTCTCTTTCTCCCCATACTTCTCTCTCTTGCACCAAGTTCAAATCCACCAGCTTCTTATGCAGTTCCAAACATTGTTTCAAGTGCTTTTGTGACAAAACTGAAAGCACCCATGAACCCTCTTCCCAG GGGTTTTCGGCACTGGCAGCAGATGCTCCATGGGACTATGGAACTGTGTGGAGCACTATGGCTTTCTATATGTTCAGTTTGCACATCCCTCTGAGTTTTGGATGGTTGTCTGTGGTTGCTCATCTGTTGCATGAACCTGTACCTGATCCACAGACAGAG GCAATATCATTGCTTGGAGCTCAAACTCTAGAGCTCATTGCAGCTCTGCTGCTTCTGCAGAGTACTGCCAAGCCACAATATAAGTTTGTGAATTTCTTCAAAGCTAACAAACTATCAAAAGAGAGGAGCTGGCTGTTGGCATCTGTCGTAGGATTTGGGTTTCTGTTCATGTTGGTTTTCCTAACTTCCTTCCTTGCTGATAGAGTCGTTGGCCCCAAG GATATAAACAACCCCGTTCTGAAGGAAATCTTGTTGAGCAGCAACATCTCACAAGCTGCTTGTGTCCTCGTATACTGCTTTATCACTCCCGTGCTGGAAGAAACTGTTTACAGAGGATTTTTATTGGCGTCAATGTTGTCCACTACGAAATGGCAGTCAGCAGTTTTGATAAGCTCAGCTATTTTTAGTGCGGCACACTTATCTG TATTTTCCCAACAAGATTGGATTCGCACTCACAAAGAAGATGTTGTACAAGAGGAGCATTCTTGCTTTCTAAACACGATACTATTagtgtttttcttaattttgtaa
- the LOC126633737 gene encoding uncharacterized protein LOC126633737 isoform X3 produces the protein MIECQWQLWHPATVYPAAPEKLIGFGGHVSNPLTSSLSPLTSSLSPHTSLSCTKFKSTSFLCSSKHCFKCFCDKTESTHEPSSQGFSALAADAPWDYGTVWSTMAFYMFSLHIPLSFGWLSVVAHLLHEPVPDPQTEAISLLGAQTLELIAALLLLQSTAKPQYKFVNFFKANKLSKERSWLLASVVGFGFLFMLVFLTSFLADRVVGPKDINNPVLKEILLSSNISQAACVLVYCFITPVLEETVYRGFLLASMLSTTKWQSAVLISSAIFSAAHLSVSRT, from the exons ATGATAGAATGTCAGTGGCAACTGTGGCATCCTGCAACTGTATACCCTGCAGCACCTGAAAAACTCATTGGATTTGGAGGACATGTTTCCAATCCCCTAACTTCCTCTCTTTCTCCCCTAACTTCCTCTCTTTCTCCCCATACTTCTCTCTCTTGCACCAAGTTCAAATCCACCAGCTTCTTATGCAGTTCCAAACATTGTTTCAAGTGCTTTTGTGACAAAACTGAAAGCACCCATGAACCCTCTTCCCAG GGGTTTTCGGCACTGGCAGCAGATGCTCCATGGGACTATGGAACTGTGTGGAGCACTATGGCTTTCTATATGTTCAGTTTGCACATCCCTCTGAGTTTTGGATGGTTGTCTGTGGTTGCTCATCTGTTGCATGAACCTGTACCTGATCCACAGACAGAG GCAATATCATTGCTTGGAGCTCAAACTCTAGAGCTCATTGCAGCTCTGCTGCTTCTGCAGAGTACTGCCAAGCCACAATATAAGTTTGTGAATTTCTTCAAAGCTAACAAACTATCAAAAGAGAGGAGCTGGCTGTTGGCATCTGTCGTAGGATTTGGGTTTCTGTTCATGTTGGTTTTCCTAACTTCCTTCCTTGCTGATAGAGTCGTTGGCCCCAAG GATATAAACAACCCCGTTCTGAAGGAAATCTTGTTGAGCAGCAACATCTCACAAGCTGCTTGTGTCCTCGTATACTGCTTTATCACTCCCGTGCTGGAAGAAACTGTTTACAGAGGATTTTTATTGGCGTCAATGTTGTCCACTACGAAATGGCAGTCAGCAGTTTTGATAAGCTCAGCTATTTTTAGTGCGGCACACTTATCTG TTTCAAGAACATAA
- the LOC126633737 gene encoding uncharacterized protein LOC126633737 isoform X1 yields the protein MIECQWQLWHPATVYPAAPEKLIGFGGHVSNPLTSSLSPLTSSLSPHTSLSCTKFKSTSFLCSSKHCFKCFCDKTESTHEPSSQGFSALAADAPWDYGTVWSTMAFYMFSLHIPLSFGWLSVVAHLLHEPVPDPQTEAISLLGAQTLELIAALLLLQSTAKPQYKFVNFFKANKLSKERSWLLASVVGFGFLFMLVFLTSFLADRVVGPKDINNPVLKEILLSSNISQAACVLVYCFITPVLEETVYRGFLLASMLSTTKWQSAVLISSAIFSAAHLSGENFLQLFVIGCVLGCSYCWTGNLSSPILIHSLYNAMTLMITFLS from the exons ATGATAGAATGTCAGTGGCAACTGTGGCATCCTGCAACTGTATACCCTGCAGCACCTGAAAAACTCATTGGATTTGGAGGACATGTTTCCAATCCCCTAACTTCCTCTCTTTCTCCCCTAACTTCCTCTCTTTCTCCCCATACTTCTCTCTCTTGCACCAAGTTCAAATCCACCAGCTTCTTATGCAGTTCCAAACATTGTTTCAAGTGCTTTTGTGACAAAACTGAAAGCACCCATGAACCCTCTTCCCAG GGGTTTTCGGCACTGGCAGCAGATGCTCCATGGGACTATGGAACTGTGTGGAGCACTATGGCTTTCTATATGTTCAGTTTGCACATCCCTCTGAGTTTTGGATGGTTGTCTGTGGTTGCTCATCTGTTGCATGAACCTGTACCTGATCCACAGACAGAG GCAATATCATTGCTTGGAGCTCAAACTCTAGAGCTCATTGCAGCTCTGCTGCTTCTGCAGAGTACTGCCAAGCCACAATATAAGTTTGTGAATTTCTTCAAAGCTAACAAACTATCAAAAGAGAGGAGCTGGCTGTTGGCATCTGTCGTAGGATTTGGGTTTCTGTTCATGTTGGTTTTCCTAACTTCCTTCCTTGCTGATAGAGTCGTTGGCCCCAAG GATATAAACAACCCCGTTCTGAAGGAAATCTTGTTGAGCAGCAACATCTCACAAGCTGCTTGTGTCCTCGTATACTGCTTTATCACTCCCGTGCTGGAAGAAACTGTTTACAGAGGATTTTTATTGGCGTCAATGTTGTCCACTACGAAATGGCAGTCAGCAGTTTTGATAAGCTCAGCTATTTTTAGTGCGGCACACTTATCTGGTGAGAACTTCTTACAGTTGTTCGTCATTGGATGTGTACTTGGATGCTCCTATTGTTGGACTGGAAACTTGAGCTCTCCCATTTTAATACACTCTCTGTACAATGCCATGACCTTAATGATAACATTCTTGTCCTGA
- the LOC126634198 gene encoding LOW QUALITY PROTEIN: pentatricopeptide repeat-containing protein At4g21300-like (The sequence of the model RefSeq protein was modified relative to this genomic sequence to represent the inferred CDS: inserted 2 bases in 1 codon; substituted 1 base at 1 genomic stop codon), which translates to MYNGCIQDAWHLFVKMPDKDCVLWNVMLHGYVKIGESNNSVRMFLEMRSSEVKPNAVTFACILSVCASEAMIGFGTQLYGLVVACGLESDSPVANILLAMYSKCQYFSDACKLFDMMPRTDLVTWNGMISGYTQSGLMLEASRLFQDMISTSVKPDSITFASFLPSVAEQGNMKQGKEIHGYIVRHCVPLDVFLQRALIDVYFKCRNVEMAFKIFNQSTRTDVVMCTAMISGFVLNGMNSDALEIFRWLLKQKMRPNSLTVASVLPACAGLAALKFGKEVHGNILKHGFDGRCYVGSALIDMYAKSGRLDLAHRVLQRLTERDAVCWNSMITSHSQNGKPEEALDLFRQMGMGGVKXDCVSISAGLSACANLPAFHYGKEIHSFMIRNAFSSDLFAESALIDMYAKCGNLDLARRVFDMMEEKNEVSWNSIISAYGNHGRLKESLVLFHEMLGNGILPDHVTFLGILSACGHAGTVDDGILYFRSMIEEYGILARLEHYACMVDLLGRAGHLHEALETIKSMPFSPDSGVWGTMLGACRLHGNVELAEEVSXNSGYYILLSNILADAGKWGSVLKVRTLMKNREVQKVPGYSWIKVNNNTHMFVAADGSHPESAQIYSLLNSLLQELRKEGYNPRTYLPMHPQTLGV; encoded by the exons ATGTACAATGGTTGTATCCAGGATGCATGGCACTTATTTGTTAAAATGCCTGACAAAGATTGTGTTTTATGGAATGTTATGCTTCATGGCTATGTTAAAATTGGAGAATCAAATAATTCTGTTAGAATGTTCTTGGAAATGAGAAGTAGTGAAGTTAAGCCAAATGCAGTGACATTCGCTTGCATTTTGTCTGTTTGTGCTTCAGAAGCTATGATTGGTTTTGGTACTCAACTTTATGGGCTCGTTGTTGCTTGTGGGTTGGAGTCGGATTCTCCAGTGGCTAATATATTGTTAGCAATGTATTCTAAATGCCAGTACTTCTCTGATGCCTGCAAGTTGTTTGATATGATGCCTCGAACTGATTTAGTGACATGGAATGGAATGATATCTGGTTATACACAGAGTGGGCTCATGCTTGAGGCTTCACGTTTGTTTCAGGACATGATATCTACAAGTGTCAAACCTGATTCAATCACATTTGCAAGTTTTTTACCTTCTGTTGCTGAACAAGGTAACATGAAGCAGGGTAAGGAAATTCACGGTTACATTGTCAGGCACTGTGTGCCCTTGGATGTGTTTTTGCAAAGAGCACTTATTGATGTATACTTCAAGTGTCGGAATGTGGAGATggcattcaaaattttcaaccagAGCACCAGAACGGATGTTGTCATGTGCACAGCTATGATTTCAGGGTTTGTTCTCAATGGGATGAATAGTGATGCATTGGAAATTTTTAGATGGTTACTTAAACAGAAAATGAGACCAAATTCTCTAACAGTAGCAAGTGTTTTACCAGCTTGTGCTGGTTTGGCTGCTCTGAAATTCGGAAAGGAAGTGCATGGTAACATCCTCAAGCATGGGTTTGATGGGAGGTGTTATGTGGGTAGTGCCCTTATAGACATGTATGCAAAATCTGGAAGACTCGATCTTGCTCATCGTGTTCTTCAAAGACTGACTGAAAGGGATGCTGTTTGTTGGAACTCGATGATAACAAGCCATTCCCAGAATGGCAAACCAGAAGAGGCGTTAGATCTATTTCGTCAAATGGGGATGGGAGGTGTCAAATAAGACTGTGTAAGCATTTCGGCTGGGCTATCTGCATGTGCAAATTTACCGGCATTTCATTACGGGAAAGAGATCCATAGTTTCATGATTAGAAATGCATTTAGCTCTGATCTGTTTGCTGAGAGTGCACTGATAGACATGTATGCCAAATGTGGAAACTTAGATCTTGCTCGCCGTGTGTTTGACATGATGGAAGAGAAGAATGAAGTTTCATGGAACAGCATCATTTCTGCTTATGGGAACCACGGTCGCCTTAAGGAATCTCTTGTTCTCTTTCATGAAATGTTGGGTAATGGGATCTTGCCTGATCATGTCACCTTTCTTGGTATATTATCTGCTTGTGGTCATGCAGGCACAGTTGATGATGGAATTCTCTACTTCCGTTCCATGATTGAGGAATATGGGATCCTAGCTAGGTTGGAGCATTATGCTTGCATGGTAGATCTGTTAGGGCGTGCTGGACATTTACATGAAGCATTAGAAACAATAAAGAGCATGCCATTCTCCCCAGATTCTGGTGTCTGGGGAACAATGCTTGGAGCGTGTCGGCTCCATGGCAATGTTGAGCTTGCAGAAGAGGTATC AAATTCTGGCTATTATATACTCTTATCAAATATACTTGCTGATGCTGGAAAATGGGGGAGTGTGCTTAAGGTTCGAACTCTGATGAAAAACAGAGAAGTTCAAAAGGTTCCTGGGTACAGTTGGATTAAGGTGAACAACAACACTCATATGTTTGTTGCAGCAGATGGGAGTCACCCAGAGTCTGCTCAGATATATTCATTGCTCAACAGTCTTCTTCAAGAACTAAGAAAAGAGGGTTATAATCCAAGAACTTACCTTCCAATGCATCCACAAACGTTGGGGGTATAA
- the LOC126583995 gene encoding UPF0481 protein At3g47200-like, whose amino-acid sequence MTNSAGESNANSVGSKIQVRGGGERSEGETSHAGNQTLGGNEENEDERFASQIKRELSEKLPELNPTCIFRVPQKLVRDNENVFVPQMVSIGPYHHGGKKLQGMEQVKHWYLQGLLDCKPTPDTSLVSLVELVKAIRSMEEFLRSCYNEKLDLNSYDFVKMMVVDGCFIIRFLRMDNRFEQPGNDDPVFRVPRVYSAVKKDLLLLENQLPWKVVLCLFNLTAKPGDPSLQKFNINLFWAPASFITSRTTATREIRHYLDQVRDLLVGSLTTDTYQYWTPIPPVTHLEEIGVRFQLAPPERARLDITFDAIDGVMQIPQMIIEVNTESVLRNLIAYEQGAVRHHESHLLSYAMLFNHLIKSTKDLERLVQKRIIYTELSKEDTVRLFNRLCNDTERISFSYPVLAGQVNGYYEERWLRRWLARIKNNYLYNPSSVWSVSNAVIIVLILTATQTVYSVLAYYKQP is encoded by the coding sequence ATGACAAACTCAGCTGGTGAGAGCAATGCAAACAGTGTTGGCTCCAAAATTCAAGTAAGAGGGGGCGGAGAGAGATCTGAGGGAGAAACAAGTCATGCGGGTAACCAAACTTTGGGCGGAAACGAAGAAAATGAAGACGAAAGATTTGCATCCCAGATCAAAAGAGAGCTTTCCGAGAAACTTCCTGAACTAAATCCTACATGTATATTTAGGGTCCCTCAGAAACTGGTCAGGgacaatgaaaatgtttttgtccCACAGATGGTTTCAATCGGGCCGTATCACCATGGAGGAAAAAAGTTGCAAGGCATGGAACAAGTTAAGCACTGGTATTTGCAAGGCCTCCTCGACTGCAAACCAACTCCAGACACCAGTTTGGTGAGTTTGGTAGAGTTGGTCAAAGCAATTAGAAGCATGGAAGAGTTCCTTCGTAGCTGCTATAACGAAAAGCTTGATCTGAATAGCTATGACTTCGTGAAAATGATGGTGGTCGATGGTTGCTTTATTATACGATTCCTCCGCATGGATAATAGGTTTGAACAACCTGGCAATGATGATCCTGTTTTCAGAGTGCCACGGGTGTATTCGGCAGTTAAAAAGGACTTGTTGCTGCTTGAAAACCAGCTTCCGTGGAAAGTTGTCCTCTGTTTATTCAACCTCACTGCAAAACCAGGAGATCCTTCCCTacaaaaatttaatattaactTATTTTGGGCCCCAGCCTCCTTTATTACGTCTCGGACAACGGCGACGAGGGAAATAAggcattatcttgatcaagtaAGAGATTTGCTTGTTGGATCATTAACAACAGACACTTATCAATATTGGACTCCTATTCCCCCAGTGACACATCTTGAGGAAATTGGAGTCAGATTTCAACTTGCACCCCCTGAGAGAGCTCGGTTGGACATAACCTTCGACGCCATAGATGGAGTGATGCAAATTCCACAAATGATAATTGAAGTCAACACAGAATCTGTCTTGAGAAACCTCATAGCCTACGAACAGGGTGCAGTGAGGCACCATGAAAGTCACCTTTTGTCCTATGCCATGCTCTTCAACCACCTTATCAAGTCGACCAAAGATTTAGAGAGACTCGTTCAGAAACGTATTATATACACCGAGTTGAGCAAGGAGGACACTGTTCGTTTGTTCAACAGGCTTTGCAATGACACTGAACGCATCTCCTTCTCTTACCCTGTACTCGCTGGACAGGTGAACGGATATTATGAAGAACGTTGGCTAAGGCGTTGGCTTGCAAGGATCAAGAACAATTACCTATACAATCCATCGTCAGTCTGGTCAGTTTCAAATGCGGTCATCATTGTTCTCATTCTTACTGCCACGCAAACCGTATATAGTGTTCTCGCATACTACAAGCAGCCGTAA
- the LOC126583996 gene encoding uncharacterized protein LOC126583996, with product MIHPLKGCNMWPKCNMDPLLPPLVKKQPGRPKKARKKDPEMEKKVNDNNSDSKQVVSRKGKTIQCHKCWGWGHNQKFCKNEPRDAPQGVYVDKRWAYSRPETGGKKKRQSSGSSAQRSGTSTTVGNEDQVMNQHTTVVQVDVGDVVHSSDGGPAPKKSKLIARRNNPKQALYCDPHEATKVQDNSQLTITRGVRGATFTTIPRVEMPQGRVGSSNPMTGVFPHPPTITEGAKGATFTTIPRVEMPQSRFGSSSPKTGWPPHPPTTSKQTVAPWKPPGKSFVHKNQNLW from the exons ATGATTCATCCATTGAAAGGATGTAACATGTGGCCTAAGTGCAACATGGACCCCCTTCTACCCCCATTAGTGAAAAAACAACCTGGTAGACCAAAAAAAGCAAGGAAAAAGGATCCTGAAATGGAGAAAAAGGTAAATGATAATAATAGTGATTCTAAGCAAGTTGTGAGTAGGAAGGGAAAGACAATACAATGCCACAAGTGTTGGGGTTGGGGGCATAACCAaaagttttgtaaaaatgaGCCTAGAGATGCCCCACAAGGTGTATATGTTGACAAGAGATGGGCATATTCTAGACCAGAAACTGGCGGCAAGAAAAAAAGACAAAGTAGTGGTTCATCTGCTCAAAGGAGTGGTACAAGTACAACTGTTGGAAATGAAGACCAAGTAATGAATCAACATACAACTGTTGTTCAAGTTGATGTTGGAGATGTTGTACATTCAAGCGATGGAGGTCCAGCGCCTAAAAAGTCCAAACTCATAGCAAGGAGAAACAACCCTAAGCAAGCCTTGTATTGTGATCCCCATGAAGCTACAAAA GTTCAAGATAACAGTCAACTAACCATTACTAGAGGGGTAAGAGGTGCCACATTTACCACAATTCCTAGAGTGGAGATGCCTCAAGGTAGAGTTGGAAGTTCAAATCCTATGACTGGAGTATTTCCTCATCCTCCAACCATTACTGAAGGGGCAAAGGGTGCCACATTTACCACAATTCCTAGAGTGGAGATGCCTCAAAGTAGATTTGGAAGCTCAAGTCCTAAGACTGGATGGCCTCCTCATCCACCAACCACTTCTAAACAAACTGTTGCACCATGGAAACCTCCTGGCAAGAGCTTTGTCCACAAAAATCAGAACCTATGGTAG